A genomic segment from Deinococcus roseus encodes:
- the lipA gene encoding lipoyl synthase codes for MSEPRYIKNGIYRKNAEPVREKKPEWLKVRMPSGDIYQHTKGIVKDHKLHTVCEEAMCPNIGECWSRGTATFMLMGHICTRACRFCAVDTGNPQGKLDVMEPFNVAESVKLMNLKYVVLTSVDRDDLPDGGAYHFARSVEQIIKLNPQTKVETLTPDFQGNLKCIELILDSGVHVYAQNMETVERLTHPVRDIRASYRQTLKVLAHAKQYRPDVYTKTSIMLGLGETLEEVVQAMKDCREAGVDIITFGQYLRPTRHHLPVEKYWTPQEFDEVQKIGMEMGFLEVVSGPLVRSSYKAEQVFMNDGPTRDIPEHLSHLNDLPNLI; via the coding sequence ATGAGCGAACCCCGGTACATCAAGAACGGCATCTACAGAAAGAACGCCGAACCCGTCAGAGAGAAGAAACCCGAGTGGCTGAAGGTCCGCATGCCCAGCGGAGACATCTACCAGCACACCAAGGGCATTGTCAAAGACCACAAGCTGCACACCGTCTGCGAGGAGGCCATGTGCCCCAACATCGGGGAGTGCTGGTCCAGGGGCACCGCCACCTTCATGCTGATGGGGCACATCTGCACCCGGGCCTGCCGCTTCTGCGCCGTGGACACCGGAAACCCCCAGGGCAAACTGGATGTGATGGAGCCGTTCAATGTGGCCGAGTCGGTCAAGCTGATGAACCTCAAGTATGTGGTCCTGACCAGCGTGGACCGCGACGACCTGCCAGATGGAGGGGCTTACCACTTTGCCCGCAGCGTGGAGCAGATCATCAAGCTGAACCCCCAGACCAAGGTCGAAACCCTCACCCCGGACTTCCAGGGCAACCTGAAGTGCATTGAACTGATTCTGGATTCTGGTGTTCACGTGTATGCCCAGAACATGGAAACCGTGGAGCGCCTGACCCACCCGGTGCGTGACATCCGGGCCAGTTACCGTCAGACCCTCAAAGTGCTGGCCCACGCCAAACAGTACCGTCCTGACGTGTACACCAAGACCAGCATCATGCTGGGCCTGGGAGAAACCCTGGAAGAAGTGGTGCAGGCCATGAAAGACTGCCGTGAAGCAGGAGTGGACATCATCACCTTCGGACAGTACCTGCGGCCCACCCGCCACCACCTGCCCGTTGAGAAATACTGGACCCCCCAGGAATTCGATGAAGTGCAGAAAATCGGCATGGAAATGGGCTTTTTAGAAGTGGTGTCTGGCCCTCTGGTCAGAAGCAGTTACAAAGCCGAGCAGGTCTTCATGAACGATGGTCCCACCAGGGACATCCCCGAGCACCTGTCCCACCTGAACGATTTGCCCAACCTGATCTGA
- the lipB gene encoding lipoyl(octanoyl) transferase LipB — translation MSEAFRVTDLGTLEYLQALDVQHEVHGKVAARQQEPTLLLVEHPAVLTLGRKAKEGENIIVPREFLSQQGIAVHAIERGGDVTYHGPGQLVGYPIFPVGRRVRDFLRFLEAALVKTLGRYGLEASGSPGYAGVWVGDEKVAAIGVAIQKHVAFHGFALNVNTDLDHFSYIVPCGIQDRGVTSLQKLLGREINVQEVKAFVAEDFRQTFQDYDFSFPDL, via the coding sequence GTGAGTGAAGCATTTCGCGTGACCGACCTGGGCACGCTTGAGTACCTGCAAGCTTTAGACGTCCAGCACGAGGTGCATGGCAAAGTGGCAGCACGGCAGCAAGAGCCGACCCTGCTGCTGGTCGAGCATCCCGCAGTGCTGACCCTGGGGCGCAAAGCAAAAGAAGGCGAAAACATCATTGTACCGCGTGAATTTCTGTCCCAGCAGGGCATTGCCGTGCATGCCATTGAACGGGGCGGAGATGTCACCTACCACGGTCCCGGCCAGCTGGTCGGCTACCCGATTTTCCCGGTGGGGCGCAGGGTCAGGGATTTCCTGAGGTTCCTGGAGGCCGCCCTGGTGAAAACGCTGGGTAGATATGGTCTTGAAGCGTCTGGCTCGCCGGGTTACGCTGGCGTGTGGGTCGGCGATGAAAAAGTTGCCGCCATTGGCGTGGCCATCCAGAAGCATGTCGCGTTCCATGGTTTCGCCCTGAATGTCAACACAGATCTGGACCATTTCTCCTACATTGTTCCGTGTGGCATTCAGGACAGGGGCGTCACCAGCCTGCAGAAACTGCTCGGGCGTGAAATCAATGTGCAGGAAGTCAAAGCCTTTGTTGCAGAGGACTTCCGGCAAACCTTTCAGGACTACGACTTCTCGTTTCCTGATCTGTAA
- a CDS encoding phosphotransferase, whose translation MSIQALLPEITQHLAQPFQIEPLEGESIHQTYKLRGLNQTLVLKVVGRQQDMLGLSAQQEVLALQRASLAEIGPRVIYHSRQGGFLLMEHLQGHLIEQEDLKNPAVLRAIVQKLQDVHLMKGIDRQCSPYHMIECYLEGAKLLGVLLPEQTEGFLRRMEVIEKRRSRDHTFTKVYCHNNLHRCKIMKTPQGMRFLDWELSGVGDAFFDLATLSFSNRFSRQQDEDLLRLYFGCCTPDLVQALQDMKFLNMLREMGWALLNAGLQLGQDHPQMDHLGWAFTVVERLEQGHLDL comes from the coding sequence ATGTCCATTCAAGCCCTGCTGCCCGAGATCACCCAGCATCTGGCACAACCCTTTCAGATCGAGCCGCTGGAAGGTGAATCCATTCACCAGACCTACAAACTCAGGGGCCTGAACCAGACCCTGGTTTTGAAGGTGGTGGGGCGTCAGCAGGACATGCTGGGGCTTTCTGCGCAGCAGGAGGTGCTGGCTTTGCAACGCGCTTCTCTGGCAGAGATCGGCCCCAGGGTGATCTACCACAGCAGGCAAGGGGGATTCCTGCTGATGGAGCACCTGCAAGGTCACCTGATCGAACAGGAGGACCTGAAAAACCCTGCTGTTTTGAGGGCCATTGTGCAGAAACTGCAGGACGTGCACCTGATGAAGGGCATCGACCGCCAGTGCAGCCCTTACCACATGATCGAGTGTTATCTGGAAGGCGCAAAACTGCTGGGCGTTTTGCTTCCAGAACAAACAGAGGGCTTTCTGCGCAGGATGGAGGTGATCGAGAAACGGCGCAGTCGGGACCACACCTTCACAAAGGTGTACTGCCACAACAACCTCCACCGGTGCAAGATCATGAAGACCCCTCAGGGCATGCGGTTTCTGGACTGGGAGCTTTCTGGTGTGGGGGATGCTTTTTTTGATCTGGCCACCCTCTCTTTCTCCAACCGTTTTTCCAGACAGCAGGATGAAGACCTGTTGCGCCTGTACTTTGGATGCTGCACTCCGGATCTGGTGCAGGCCTTGCAGGACATGAAATTCCTCAACATGCTGCGGGAGATGGGCTGGGCTTTGCTGAACGCGGGTTTGCAACTGGGCCAGGACCATCCCCAGATGGATCACCTGGGATGGGCGTTCACGGTGGTGGAACGTCTGGAGCAGGGCCACCTGGACCTTTGA
- a CDS encoding ABC transporter permease translates to MHTFTVYVRLIHALVRSQLQYRVSFLMDLIATTFYTVLEFASLVLILGRIKTLGSWTIPEITLLYGLAELSFGIMDMAFAGFDPSIFGAFIRQGSLDQLMLRPVSLTVQVMGSDFGLRRLGKCLLGLVILLYGIWYAGIIWTPEKALLLLLVLIGMVLFFAGLFMIGSTITFWTVDSAEAMNILTYGGRAMIEYPMSIYQNWLRKIFTFVVPVIFLNYYPVLHLLDKPDPFGFPAWSHWLSPVVGCGIFLLAILFWRFGLKHYQSTGT, encoded by the coding sequence ATGCACACTTTTACCGTTTATGTGCGTCTGATTCACGCGCTGGTGCGCAGCCAGTTGCAATACCGCGTGTCTTTCCTGATGGACCTGATCGCCACCACGTTTTACACGGTGCTGGAATTTGCCTCTCTGGTGCTCATTCTGGGCAGGATCAAAACCCTGGGAAGCTGGACCATCCCGGAAATCACCTTGCTGTATGGACTGGCAGAGCTGTCTTTCGGGATCATGGACATGGCTTTTGCTGGTTTTGATCCTTCCATCTTTGGGGCTTTCATCCGGCAGGGCAGCCTGGACCAGCTGATGTTGCGCCCGGTCAGCCTGACCGTTCAGGTGATGGGCTCCGATTTTGGTCTGAGGCGACTGGGAAAATGCCTGCTGGGACTGGTCATTCTGCTGTATGGCATCTGGTACGCAGGCATCATCTGGACCCCGGAAAAAGCCTTGCTGCTGCTTCTGGTGCTGATCGGGATGGTGCTGTTCTTTGCAGGACTGTTCATGATCGGGTCCACCATCACCTTCTGGACGGTGGATTCTGCAGAGGCCATGAACATCCTGACCTACGGGGGCCGCGCCATGATCGAGTACCCCATGAGCATCTACCAGAACTGGCTGAGGAAGATTTTCACTTTTGTGGTCCCTGTGATCTTCCTGAATTACTATCCGGTTTTGCACCTGCTGGACAAGCCCGATCCGTTTGGCTTCCCAGCCTGGAGCCACTGGCTGTCTCCGGTGGTGGGCTGTGGAATTTTTCTGCTGGCGATTTTGTTCTGGCGATTTGGCCTGAAGCACTACCAGAGCACGGGAACTTGA
- a CDS encoding carbohydrate ABC transporter permease codes for MTIQRTDQVVKTTVRPTVVIQSVLFTVLLLVIAAYLLLPFVWGVITSFKPASAIFEGPAKMMAAPWTLDNYAQVFAYPGFYKGLLNSTIVSLGAVLLSLVVGVFAAYALGKYKFYGKTVIMYVILAVSMFPQIAVLSGLYTMIQQAKLYDNPLGLIFSYLIFTIPFSVWVLTSFVREIPNELEEAAMMDGATPLQTLIQVILPVMGPALVTTGLLAFINAWNEYLFALTFMSQNRTIPVVIANYSGSSQYETPWANIMAASILVTVPLIVLVLIFQKNIVSGLTSGAVKG; via the coding sequence ATGACCATTCAAAGAACCGATCAGGTTGTCAAAACCACTGTGCGTCCCACCGTTGTCATTCAATCGGTGCTGTTCACCGTGCTTTTGCTTGTCATTGCAGCTTACCTGCTGCTTCCGTTTGTCTGGGGTGTGATCACCAGCTTCAAACCTGCCAGTGCCATTTTTGAGGGGCCTGCCAAGATGATGGCTGCCCCCTGGACCCTTGACAACTACGCCCAGGTGTTTGCCTACCCCGGCTTTTACAAGGGTCTGCTGAACAGCACCATCGTTTCGCTGGGAGCCGTTCTGCTTTCGCTGGTGGTGGGGGTTTTTGCCGCTTACGCCCTGGGCAAATACAAGTTTTACGGCAAAACCGTGATCATGTATGTGATCCTGGCGGTCAGCATGTTCCCCCAGATTGCCGTGCTTTCGGGTCTGTACACCATGATCCAGCAGGCCAAACTGTACGACAATCCTCTGGGACTGATCTTCAGTTACCTGATCTTCACCATTCCCTTCAGTGTGTGGGTCTTGACCAGTTTCGTGCGGGAAATTCCCAACGAACTGGAAGAAGCCGCCATGATGGACGGCGCAACCCCCCTGCAAACCCTGATTCAGGTGATCCTGCCCGTGATGGGTCCTGCCCTGGTCACCACGGGACTGCTGGCTTTCATCAACGCCTGGAACGAATACCTGTTCGCGCTCACCTTCATGAGCCAGAACCGCACCATTCCAGTGGTGATTGCCAACTACTCTGGATCTTCCCAGTATGAAACCCCCTGGGCCAACATCATGGCCGCCAGCATTCTGGTGACCGTTCCCCTGATTGTCCTGGTGCTGATTTTCCAGAAAAACATTGTTTCTGGACTCACCTCCGGAGCGGTCAAAGGCTGA
- a CDS encoding ABC transporter permease yields MTVFWEIMVRAFQRQITYRAAALAGLATNLFFGFIKAAMVEAYYQNTQILSGMDVKAAVTYTVVTQALLGFLSIFGTFDLMRTIYRGEVATDLLKPISFLGLWMARDFGQSVAQLLLRGSVILLVYGLFMDMGFPESPMQWIYTVVSLLLGWTVWFVVRFLVNLGAFWSPDARGIARLCYAFTLLLSGLLMPIRLYPEWVQKFAAWTPFPYVLNTPMEIYSGVLSSQEMLHALVLQGIWLVALLILTQGVWQQASKRLMVLGG; encoded by the coding sequence ATGACGGTTTTCTGGGAGATCATGGTCAGGGCGTTTCAGAGGCAGATCACCTACCGGGCGGCGGCCCTTGCAGGCCTTGCCACCAACCTGTTTTTTGGTTTCATCAAGGCGGCGATGGTGGAGGCGTACTACCAGAACACCCAGATCCTCTCTGGGATGGATGTGAAGGCAGCCGTGACCTACACCGTGGTGACGCAGGCACTTTTGGGGTTTCTGAGCATTTTCGGCACGTTTGACCTGATGCGCACCATTTACCGCGGAGAGGTGGCCACGGACCTCCTCAAACCCATTTCTTTTCTGGGCCTCTGGATGGCGCGGGATTTTGGGCAGTCGGTGGCGCAGCTTCTTTTGCGGGGCAGTGTGATTCTGCTGGTGTATGGGCTGTTCATGGACATGGGGTTTCCTGAAAGCCCAATGCAGTGGATTTATACGGTGGTGTCTTTGTTGCTGGGCTGGACGGTGTGGTTTGTGGTGCGCTTTCTGGTGAACCTGGGTGCCTTCTGGTCGCCAGATGCCAGGGGCATTGCGAGGTTGTGTTACGCCTTCACCCTGCTGCTTTCCGGGCTTTTGATGCCCATCAGGCTGTACCCAGAATGGGTGCAGAAATTCGCTGCATGGACCCCCTTTCCCTACGTGCTGAACACCCCCATGGAGATCTACAGCGGGGTGCTCTCCAGCCAGGAGATGCTGCATGCCCTGGTGCTGCAAGGAATCTGGCTGGTGGCCCTGTTGATCCTGACGCAAGGGGTCTGGCAGCAGGCCAGCAAACGCCTGATGGTGCTGGGAGGCTGA
- a CDS encoding extracellular solute-binding protein: protein LGQGEDSKVKGKIGVSPLPKGGANGQNAATLGGWQLAVSSYSKNQAAAIELVRYLAGPEEQKRRAIEASYNPTIKSLYQDKDVLKANPFFGSLYDVFTSAVARPSGVTGLKYNQVSQAFSGAVHSVLTGKQKASAALKQLEADLNRIKGRGW from the coding sequence CCTCGGACAGGGCGAGGACAGCAAAGTCAAAGGCAAGATCGGCGTGTCCCCCCTGCCCAAGGGCGGAGCCAACGGTCAAAACGCTGCGACCCTGGGCGGCTGGCAACTGGCCGTGTCCAGCTACAGCAAAAACCAGGCTGCTGCCATCGAACTGGTGCGCTACCTGGCGGGTCCCGAAGAGCAGAAGCGCCGTGCGATTGAAGCTTCTTACAACCCCACCATCAAGTCTCTTTACCAGGACAAAGACGTGCTGAAGGCCAACCCCTTCTTCGGCAGCCTGTATGACGTGTTCACCAGCGCTGTGGCCCGTCCCTCCGGCGTGACCGGTCTGAAGTACAACCAGGTTTCCCAGGCCTTCTCCGGTGCTGTTCACAGCGTGCTGACCGGCAAGCAGAAAGCTTCTGCTGCCCTGAAGCAACTGGAAGCCGACCTCAACCGCATCAAAGGCCGGGGCTGGTAA
- a CDS encoding carbohydrate ABC transporter permease, translated as MTKSQPALQRRKPGGVLAVRARTAVWFLVPALLIIVLVAGYPLFKTISYSFTNASLVDPSIAENIGIGNYWYKTDDGQIGGILVDPKWWQSVGNTVLFAVASVFLEFVFGLGIAYVLNMKFPGQSLMRTAMLVPWAIPTVVSAQMWYFMYNDTFGLIGQGMGAGAVLADSSKVIWAIIAVDVWKTTPFMALLLLAGMQGISADIYEAANVDGASKWTQFWRITLPLLKPTAMIALIFRTLDALRVFDVMAVMLGTNKAAETSMTAFARRSMIDYQNLGEGSGVSVLIFLIILAITILYVTTLRVRFD; from the coding sequence ATGACTAAATCTCAACCTGCGTTGCAACGTCGAAAACCCGGGGGTGTGCTGGCGGTTCGGGCCAGAACGGCCGTCTGGTTTCTGGTTCCTGCCCTGCTCATCATTGTTCTGGTGGCCGGGTACCCACTCTTCAAAACCATTTCTTACAGCTTCACCAATGCCAGCCTGGTGGATCCTTCCATCGCCGAAAACATAGGCATTGGCAACTACTGGTACAAAACAGACGATGGACAGATAGGTGGCATTCTGGTGGACCCCAAATGGTGGCAGTCCGTCGGAAACACCGTCCTTTTTGCCGTGGCCTCCGTGTTTCTGGAGTTTGTTTTCGGTCTGGGCATTGCATATGTGCTGAACATGAAATTTCCTGGTCAGTCCCTGATGCGCACCGCCATGCTGGTCCCCTGGGCAATTCCCACGGTGGTCAGCGCCCAGATGTGGTATTTCATGTACAACGACACCTTCGGTCTGATTGGACAGGGGATGGGTGCCGGTGCCGTGCTCGCAGACAGTTCCAAAGTGATCTGGGCGATCATTGCTGTGGATGTCTGGAAAACCACACCCTTCATGGCCCTCCTGCTGCTGGCAGGAATGCAGGGCATTTCGGCAGACATTTACGAAGCGGCCAACGTGGACGGGGCCAGCAAATGGACCCAGTTCTGGCGCATCACCCTGCCCCTGCTGAAACCCACAGCCATGATTGCCTTGATTTTCCGGACCCTGGACGCCCTCAGGGTATTTGATGTGATGGCCGTGATGCTGGGCACCAACAAGGCTGCAGAAACCAGCATGACGGCTTTCGCTCGCAGAAGCATGATCGATTACCAGAACCTGGGAGAAGGAAGCGGCGTTTCGGTGCTGATCTTCCTGATCATTCTGGCCATCACGATTCTGTACGTCACGACCCTTCGGGTTCGGTTTGATTGA
- a CDS encoding CDP-alcohol phosphatidyltransferase family protein: protein MDGFYQKSVKPRPRFEWSSKYIFRPLAHLVVVPLSRTPVTPPMVVMFHTLLGLYAVALIPQGQTLLPAFLMQIKTVLDGADGQLARATGQTSETGRYLDTNMDFVVNTALFLAIGAQSGQWLQAFLGWVLLALIGTTDFQWEAAHQRSRGNTFRATPEQQNDNPLVLALMKGFYNVVFGPQDRLIRAWNDGRFQAITRQARPDQLQEASQVYHTPRILDFSMNMGLATQFLLAGVCIALGRPLWYVYALYVQAGVLLLLQGYREHLTREFLKKS from the coding sequence GTGGACGGCTTTTATCAGAAGAGTGTCAAACCCCGCCCGAGGTTTGAGTGGAGCAGCAAATACATTTTCCGGCCGCTGGCCCATTTGGTTGTTGTTCCCCTCTCCAGAACCCCGGTGACACCCCCCATGGTGGTGATGTTTCACACTTTGCTGGGCCTGTATGCTGTGGCACTGATTCCGCAGGGCCAGACCTTGCTGCCTGCTTTTTTGATGCAAATCAAGACCGTGCTGGATGGGGCAGATGGGCAACTGGCCCGTGCCACCGGGCAGACCAGTGAGACCGGGCGTTACCTGGACACCAACATGGATTTTGTGGTCAACACCGCACTGTTTTTGGCCATTGGTGCGCAATCCGGGCAGTGGTTGCAGGCTTTTCTGGGCTGGGTGCTGCTGGCCCTGATTGGCACCACCGATTTCCAGTGGGAAGCGGCCCACCAGCGTTCCAGAGGGAACACCTTCCGGGCCACTCCAGAACAGCAGAACGACAATCCGCTGGTGCTGGCCCTGATGAAGGGTTTTTACAATGTGGTGTTTGGTCCCCAGGACCGCCTGATCCGTGCCTGGAACGATGGGCGCTTTCAGGCGATCACCCGGCAGGCCAGACCCGACCAGTTGCAGGAGGCCAGTCAGGTGTACCACACGCCCAGAATTCTGGATTTCAGCATGAACATGGGTCTGGCCACCCAGTTTTTGCTGGCCGGGGTGTGCATTGCGCTGGGTCGCCCGCTCTGGTATGTGTATGCTCTTTACGTGCAGGCAGGAGTGCTTTTGCTGCTCCAGGGGTACCGGGAGCACCTGACACGGGAGTTTCTCAAAAAGTCCTGA
- a CDS encoding NUDIX domain-containing protein: protein MNRPVVCVGALVQGPEQKYLIVQTTKWNGLWGVPGGKVEWGEEASEALKREFLEEVGLDLTEVRFVQVQEAILSPEFHKESHMLLLDFVAQTAQTELTYNEEIVQHAWVTLEEARSYPLNSFTLSLVNQVEVFA, encoded by the coding sequence ATGAATCGACCTGTGGTGTGTGTGGGAGCCCTGGTGCAGGGTCCCGAACAGAAGTACCTGATTGTGCAGACCACCAAATGGAACGGCCTCTGGGGTGTGCCTGGCGGCAAAGTGGAATGGGGCGAAGAAGCTTCAGAAGCCCTGAAGCGTGAATTTCTGGAAGAGGTCGGTCTTGACCTCACAGAGGTGCGGTTTGTGCAGGTGCAGGAGGCCATCCTCAGTCCGGAGTTTCACAAAGAATCCCACATGCTTTTGCTGGATTTTGTGGCCCAGACCGCACAGACTGAACTGACCTACAACGAGGAGATCGTGCAGCACGCCTGGGTGACCCTGGAAGAAGCCCGCAGTTATCCCCTCAACAGCTTCACCCTGAGCCTGGTGAACCAGGTGGAGGTTTTCGCGTGA
- a CDS encoding single-stranded DNA-binding protein produces MIELHLTGILGTKITIHVKDEDEMLRVMRQYGRRGWTSGDIPAGGLVLPIIMADTFDWALIGAREFLNAEGEKCVFHKGQVYKRRELEEVDTKKLKLPKIIKYSRGARPTDPEHLKEGEESVRYVTLITFRGNGRALEAYQNPEKVAEQQNQPKQ; encoded by the coding sequence ATGATTGAGTTGCATCTCACCGGCATTCTGGGAACCAAAATCACCATCCACGTCAAAGACGAAGACGAAATGCTGCGGGTCATGCGCCAGTATGGCCGCCGGGGCTGGACCAGCGGAGACATCCCTGCAGGCGGTCTGGTGCTTCCTATCATCATGGCAGACACCTTCGACTGGGCCTTGATTGGTGCCCGCGAGTTCCTCAATGCAGAAGGCGAAAAATGCGTGTTCCACAAGGGGCAGGTCTACAAGCGCCGTGAACTTGAGGAAGTGGACACCAAAAAACTCAAGCTCCCCAAAATCATCAAATACTCCCGTGGCGCACGCCCCACCGACCCCGAACACCTCAAAGAAGGCGAAGAGTCCGTGCGTTACGTCACCCTGATCACCTTCCGGGGCAATGGCCGCGCTCTGGAAGCCTACCAGAACCCCGAAAAAGTCGCTGAGCAACAGAACCAGCCCAAGCAGTAA
- a CDS encoding aldo/keto reductase has translation MQYRTLGKTGYNVSTISFGAWAIGGTWGQVDDQQSLSALHRALDLGVNFIDTADVYGDGHSERLIAQLRKERSEPFYVATKAGRRLPQQTKEGYTRANLESWIGRSLKNLQVDTLDLLQLHCPHPDVYASDEVFSILDDFKKEGLIRHYGISVETVQEALTGIQHEGVASVQIIFNMLRLKPAEQFFQAARENNVGILARVPLASGLLTGKLTRQTQFEADDHRSFNRNGEAFDKGETFSGVDYDVALDAVEDLKAILPEGMTLAQFALRWITMFPEVTCAIPGAKTPQQAESNVAAADLPELSAEVMQKVQAIYDQRIRGLVHQSW, from the coding sequence ATGCAATACCGCACACTGGGCAAAACCGGATACAACGTCTCCACCATCTCTTTCGGGGCCTGGGCCATTGGGGGCACCTGGGGACAGGTGGATGACCAGCAAAGCCTTTCCGCCCTGCACCGGGCACTGGATCTGGGCGTCAACTTCATCGACACCGCAGATGTCTACGGAGATGGACACAGCGAGCGCCTGATCGCACAGCTTCGCAAAGAGCGTTCAGAGCCTTTTTATGTGGCCACCAAAGCAGGCAGACGCCTCCCCCAGCAAACCAAAGAGGGATACACCCGTGCCAACCTGGAAAGCTGGATTGGTCGCTCCCTGAAAAACCTGCAGGTGGACACCCTCGACCTGCTGCAATTGCACTGCCCCCACCCGGATGTCTACGCCTCAGATGAAGTGTTTTCCATTCTGGATGACTTCAAAAAAGAAGGCCTGATCCGCCATTACGGGATCAGTGTGGAAACCGTGCAGGAAGCCCTGACGGGCATTCAGCATGAAGGGGTGGCCTCGGTGCAGATCATCTTCAACATGCTGCGCCTGAAACCCGCCGAACAGTTCTTCCAGGCAGCCCGTGAAAACAACGTGGGCATTCTGGCCCGTGTGCCCCTCGCCAGTGGCCTGCTCACCGGAAAATTGACCCGCCAGACCCAGTTTGAGGCAGACGACCACCGCAGCTTCAACCGCAATGGTGAGGCTTTCGACAAGGGAGAAACCTTCTCTGGTGTGGATTACGATGTTGCCCTGGACGCCGTGGAAGACCTCAAAGCCATCCTGCCCGAGGGCATGACCCTGGCCCAGTTTGCCCTGCGCTGGATCACCATGTTTCCTGAAGTCACCTGCGCCATCCCCGGAGCCAAAACCCCCCAGCAGGCCGAAAGCAACGTTGCTGCCGCAGACCTGCCTGAGCTCTCTGCAGAAGTCATGCAAAAAGTGCAGGCCATCTATGACCAGCGGATTCGGGGTCTGGTGCACCAGAGCTGGTGA
- a CDS encoding ABC transporter ATP-binding protein: MIEIENLSKHFSIRKHHQGAFAAWKNFVTREATLLKAVDDLTFSIKKGETVGYLGPNGAGKSTTIKMMSGLLVPTSGHLTVGGLVPWKNRKAYVANIGVVFGQRTTLWWDLPVIESLELFRHIYRIPAPRFASNLKEFEALLGLQEFKNTPVRSLSLGQRMRADLCAALLHDPQILFLDEPTIGLDILAKERIREFILHVNQQRETTVLLTTHDLSDVQTLCQRVMIIDHGHLLYDGNIPSLQKRFGGERELIVDFAEPYPEVSIPGARIRQQDRSRVTYTFKDIAASELIRRISKRFNILDLTVKEPDIESTIRNIYQHDLLSAPPV, encoded by the coding sequence ATGATTGAAATTGAGAACCTCTCCAAACACTTTTCGATCCGCAAGCACCACCAGGGTGCTTTTGCCGCCTGGAAGAACTTTGTCACCCGTGAAGCCACCCTGCTGAAAGCCGTGGACGACCTGACCTTCAGCATCAAAAAAGGGGAGACCGTGGGGTATCTGGGGCCAAATGGGGCAGGAAAATCCACCACCATCAAGATGATGTCTGGACTGCTGGTGCCCACCTCTGGCCACCTGACTGTGGGAGGACTGGTGCCCTGGAAGAACCGCAAGGCTTATGTGGCCAACATCGGGGTGGTGTTTGGGCAGAGGACCACCCTGTGGTGGGATTTGCCGGTGATCGAGTCGCTGGAGCTTTTCAGGCACATCTACCGCATTCCTGCCCCCAGGTTTGCCAGCAACCTGAAGGAATTTGAGGCCTTGCTGGGCCTGCAGGAATTCAAAAACACTCCGGTGCGCTCCCTTTCTCTGGGGCAGCGCATGCGGGCAGATCTGTGCGCCGCCCTCTTGCACGACCCCCAGATCCTGTTTCTGGATGAGCCCACCATTGGGCTGGACATCCTGGCCAAAGAGCGCATCCGCGAATTCATCCTGCATGTGAACCAGCAGCGGGAAACCACCGTGCTGCTGACCACCCACGACCTCTCAGATGTGCAGACCCTTTGCCAGCGTGTGATGATCATCGACCACGGTCATCTGCTTTATGACGGAAACATCCCCAGTTTGCAAAAACGCTTTGGAGGAGAGCGGGAACTGATTGTGGACTTTGCAGAACCCTACCCGGAGGTCAGCATTCCCGGTGCCAGAATCAGGCAGCAGGACCGCAGTCGGGTCACTTACACCTTCAAAGACATTGCTGCCTCAGAACTGATTCGTCGGATCTCCAAGCGCTTCAACATCCTGGACCTGACGGTGAAAGAACCGGACATCGAGAGCACCATCAGAAACATTTACCAGCATGATTTGCTGTCGGCCCCTCCTGTATAG